The Nostoc sp. 'Lobaria pulmonaria (5183) cyanobiont' genome window below encodes:
- a CDS encoding PAS domain S-box protein: MFSKKVHSYVNQIIVEEEEIQQDEKVFCQQADIAPLMIWMSGYNALYCYFNSNWLKFTGTHLTTAASASAQEEEIGNIWTSSVHPEDRQRGEDIYLRAFATHDSFQRQYRLRRADGEYRWILDTAAPRFAADGSFVGYIGYCIDLTEVPIEISQPSLTESCSPSINSSPRLRKITGRERATELAKALEQLQAEITKRQAVEAQLRQKTSEFATILQVLPDLYFRLDVDGSILDYNPGKMPSLDILPGDCQGKSLRECLPTAVGDRFHQAINQVLEIQYEVSFEYTLPILEKNNNFEARLLPLPDQQIIVLIRDTSDNIQAALIESDAKFRSIVENANNVIFSLTLEGIFSYISPNWTEIFGHEVAEVEGKSFIPFIHPDDVHICADYFQRILTTGKKQEAIEYRVKHKNGSWRWHTSNSSAIKDANGNVLYFVGICYDTTDRKEAEVALAERARLANFRADVDAALTQSDSLQNMMRRCTEALVEHIDAAFARIWTLNKQDNVLELQVSSGMYTHINGPHKSVPVGQFKIGLIAEEGKPHLTNSVQTDPRVGNKEWAQREGMVAFAGYPLIVEDETVGVIAMFARQTLTESAFTALEFAAQEIAIGIKRKQAEIALRESVQREALLNRLSNQIRASLDLNHIVETAVQEIHNLFQIDRCVFFWYRQDADVPYWEKVYETKSSFLPCLLNQQEVTNGEIELIAAKTLNGEIIRIDDPETVDDSIARQFLQDFGFTAFMSLPVHTQSGEIGAFSCGYCSGFRPWLNNEVELLQAVTVQLAIAIDQAKLYTQSRITAQTAQDKAQQLEAALLELQQTQAQLIQTEKMSSLGQLVAGIAHEINNPVNFIYGNISHAREYTKDLLHLVELYQQNYYPPIPEIDQQINTIDLDFLKQDLPKILESMKMGAERIRQIVLSLRNFSRLDEDGTKAVDIHEGMDSTLLLLQNRLKAKPGHPEIQVIRDYGDLPPVVCDAGQMNQVFMNLLTNAIDVLEESFVNSHLSLVNKTEQRTNDQQRSLSGGFRRSELLPKEMLREQRQMTFPQIRIRSLIQEDHVIIRIADNGPGMSEEVRKRLFDPFFTTKPVGKGTGMGLSISYQIIVQKHGGKIQCISEPGEGAEFVVMIPLKQKPSK; this comes from the coding sequence TGGCTGAAATTTACTGGAACACACTTAACAACAGCCGCATCTGCATCTGCACAAGAAGAGGAAATAGGCAATATTTGGACTAGCAGCGTCCATCCAGAAGATAGACAGCGAGGCGAAGATATATACCTAAGAGCATTTGCGACGCATGATTCCTTCCAGAGACAATATCGCCTGCGTCGAGCTGATGGTGAATATCGCTGGATTTTAGATACAGCCGCGCCACGATTTGCAGCAGATGGTAGCTTTGTCGGTTACATCGGTTATTGTATCGATCTAACAGAAGTGCCGATAGAGATAAGTCAACCTTCCCTAACAGAAAGCTGTTCGCCATCGATAAATTCCTCTCCTCGCTTACGTAAAATTACAGGTAGAGAGCGGGCAACAGAATTAGCAAAAGCATTAGAGCAACTGCAAGCTGAAATTACCAAACGCCAAGCAGTTGAAGCACAGTTACGCCAAAAAACATCAGAATTTGCAACGATTTTGCAAGTGCTTCCTGATTTGTACTTTCGTCTTGATGTTGATGGAAGTATTCTGGATTACAATCCAGGGAAGATGCCGAGTCTGGATATTCTACCAGGAGATTGTCAGGGCAAGAGTTTACGAGAATGCTTACCGACTGCTGTAGGCGATCGCTTCCATCAAGCAATAAATCAAGTACTTGAAATTCAATATGAAGTCAGTTTTGAATATACCTTACCGATCTTAGAAAAAAATAATAATTTTGAAGCTAGATTATTACCATTACCAGACCAGCAAATCATAGTTCTGATCCGCGACACCAGCGACAACATCCAAGCAGCCTTAATAGAAAGTGATGCCAAGTTTCGCAGCATTGTAGAAAATGCCAACAACGTTATTTTTTCGCTAACACTTGAAGGGATATTTTCCTACATTTCTCCTAACTGGACTGAGATTTTTGGGCATGAGGTTGCAGAGGTTGAAGGCAAATCCTTTATTCCCTTTATACATCCTGATGATGTGCATATCTGTGCCGATTATTTCCAAAGAATTTTGACAACAGGCAAGAAACAAGAGGCAATTGAATATCGAGTCAAACACAAAAATGGTAGTTGGCGATGGCATACAAGCAACTCATCTGCGATTAAAGACGCTAATGGCAATGTTTTATACTTCGTTGGTATTTGCTATGACACCACTGACCGTAAAGAAGCAGAAGTCGCTCTAGCAGAACGAGCGCGTTTAGCAAATTTTCGTGCCGATGTAGACGCGGCGTTGACCCAGAGTGACAGCTTACAGAACATGATGCGCCGCTGCACTGAGGCTTTAGTTGAACATATTGATGCAGCTTTTGCTCGCATCTGGACGCTGAACAAACAAGACAACGTATTGGAATTGCAAGTCAGTTCTGGGATGTACACCCATATCAATGGGCCCCATAAATCTGTGCCAGTCGGTCAATTCAAAATTGGTTTGATTGCCGAAGAAGGCAAACCCCATTTAACTAATTCTGTGCAGACAGATCCCCGCGTTGGTAACAAAGAGTGGGCACAGCGAGAGGGTATGGTCGCCTTCGCGGGCTATCCCTTAATTGTTGAAGATGAAACTGTAGGGGTGATAGCCATGTTTGCCCGCCAAACACTGACAGAATCAGCTTTCACAGCATTGGAATTTGCTGCCCAAGAGATTGCCATTGGCATCAAGCGCAAACAAGCAGAAATTGCACTCAGAGAAAGTGTTCAGCGAGAAGCACTACTCAATCGTCTTTCTAATCAGATTCGAGCTTCTTTGGATCTCAATCACATTGTGGAAACCGCAGTGCAGGAGATTCATAACTTATTCCAGATCGATCGCTGTGTCTTCTTTTGGTATCGGCAAGACGCTGATGTACCCTACTGGGAAAAAGTATATGAAACGAAAAGTTCCTTTTTACCCTGTCTGCTTAATCAACAAGAAGTAACTAATGGAGAAATCGAACTAATCGCAGCCAAAACCTTAAACGGAGAAATCATCCGCATTGATGATCCTGAGACTGTAGACGATTCCATAGCCCGGCAGTTTTTGCAGGATTTTGGTTTCACTGCCTTTATGTCGCTGCCTGTACACACCCAATCTGGCGAAATTGGTGCATTTAGCTGTGGTTATTGTAGTGGCTTTCGTCCTTGGCTGAACAACGAAGTAGAGTTACTACAAGCAGTTACAGTTCAACTAGCGATCGCTATTGACCAAGCTAAACTTTACACCCAAAGTCGCATCACTGCCCAAACTGCCCAAGACAAAGCCCAGCAACTAGAAGCAGCACTGCTAGAACTTCAACAAACCCAAGCGCAACTGATTCAAACTGAAAAAATGTCCAGTTTAGGACAATTAGTTGCAGGTATTGCCCACGAAATCAATAATCCCGTTAATTTCATCTACGGCAACATTAGCCACGCCCGTGAATATACTAAGGATTTGCTGCACTTAGTAGAACTTTATCAACAAAACTACTACCCACCAATACCTGAGATTGATCAACAAATCAATACCATTGATTTAGACTTTCTCAAGCAAGATTTACCCAAAATCCTGGAGTCTATGAAGATGGGAGCCGAACGCATTCGCCAGATTGTCCTATCTTTACGCAATTTTTCTCGCCTTGATGAAGACGGTACAAAGGCAGTGGATATTCATGAAGGTATGGATAGCACTTTGCTGCTATTGCAAAATCGCCTAAAAGCCAAACCAGGACATCCTGAAATCCAAGTAATCCGAGACTACGGCGACCTACCACCAGTAGTCTGTGACGCTGGACAGATGAATCAAGTGTTTATGAATCTATTGACAAATGCGATCGATGTCTTGGAAGAGTCATTTGTCAATAGTCATTTGTCATTAGTAAACAAAACTGAACAAAGGACAAATGACCAACAGAGAAGTCTGAGCGGAGGCTTCCGGCGATCAGAACTTCTCCCAAAGGAGATGCTGCGCGAACAAAGACAAATGACTTTTCCACAAATTCGCATTCGCAGCCTCATTCAAGAAGACCATGTAATCATTAGAATTGCTGACAATGGCCCAGGCATGAGTGAGGAAGTACGCAAACGCTTATTTGACCCTTTCTTCACGACAAAACCTGTGGGTAAAGGCACGGGTATGGGATTATCAATTAGCTACCAAATTATAGTCCAAAAACACGGTGGAAAAATCCAGTGTATTTCAGAACCAGGAGAAGGTGCCGAGTTTGTTGTGATGATTCCACTAAAGCAAAAACCCTCAAAGTAG
- a CDS encoding cyclase family protein, whose protein sequence is MIQPQSQNSITYTRVIHLSHVIDVDIPQWSGDPIVEFETVAELNNDGYYLRRFSLGEHSATHINAPNSFHSYAVGIDQYPAQSLVVPAVVINICQATAVNPDYALTIADVLAWEAEYGEISGGCVVILNTGWQKKWLDKSAFLNHDGQGIPHFPGFGSDATQFLLDERQIVGVGIDTHGVDPGQDNSFTINRLVLEQPRIVLENLTNLDQLPPKGTTLAIAVLRLRGGSGSPVGVLALVP, encoded by the coding sequence ATGATACAACCCCAAAGTCAAAATAGTATCACCTACACACGCGTTATCCATCTAAGTCATGTAATTGACGTAGATATTCCCCAATGGTCTGGAGATCCCATAGTAGAATTTGAAACTGTGGCTGAACTAAATAATGATGGCTATTACCTGCGGCGTTTCTCTTTGGGGGAACATAGTGCTACCCATATCAACGCTCCTAATAGTTTTCATAGTTATGCTGTGGGAATTGACCAATACCCAGCCCAGTCTTTAGTTGTACCTGCGGTGGTCATAAATATTTGCCAAGCCACAGCAGTTAATCCTGATTATGCGCTGACTATTGCTGATGTTTTGGCTTGGGAAGCAGAATACGGTGAAATTTCTGGTGGCTGCGTAGTTATATTAAATACTGGTTGGCAAAAAAAGTGGTTGGATAAAAGTGCATTCCTCAATCATGATGGTCAAGGGATTCCCCACTTTCCTGGATTTGGCAGCGATGCAACTCAATTTTTACTCGATGAACGGCAAATAGTTGGGGTAGGAATTGATACTCATGGTGTAGATCCCGGACAGGATAACAGTTTTACGATTAACCGCCTAGTTTTAGAACAACCGCGCATTGTGTTAGAGAATCTGACAAATTTGGATCAACTGCCACCTAAAGGTACTACTCTAGCGATCGCAGTTCTAAGGTTACGTGGTGGTTCTGGTTCTCCTGTGGGGGTATTGGCGTTAGTGCCTTAA
- a CDS encoding aldehyde dehydrogenase family protein: protein MITPLSCRNYIDGQWLSAGEEATLESRNPADKTEVVATFPRSQVQDVDIAVAAARQAYRSWRTVPAPARAEYIFRVGEILLQHKEELAQLISREMGKPLTEARGDVQEGIDCAFYSAGEGRRLFGQTTPSEMSNKFAMTVRMPIGVCALITPWNFPVAIPCWKAMPALVCGNTVILKPAEDTSACATKLIEIFQQAGLPPGVINLVHGVGEEAGKALVEHPNIDLVSFTGSSETGAFVGATCGRTHKRVCLEMGGKNAQVVMEDADLELALDGAVWGAFGTTGQRCTATSRLILHRDIKEKFTAMLYERTTKLRLGAGTDPNTDIGPIVNEKQLQQVSKYLDIAREEGAKVLIGGEIASEGSLKNGYFFQPTILDDVTPDMRVAREEIFGPVVALIEVSSFEDAIAILNDSNYGLSSSVYTRDINRAFTAMRDIEAGITYINGPTIGAEVHLPFGGVKQTGNGHREAGTTALDVFTEWKSVYVDFSGSLQRAQIDNRS, encoded by the coding sequence ATGATAACTCCGCTATCTTGCCGCAATTATATAGATGGCCAATGGTTGAGTGCTGGAGAGGAAGCAACCCTAGAAAGTCGCAACCCTGCTGACAAAACCGAAGTTGTTGCCACATTTCCCCGTTCTCAAGTTCAGGATGTAGATATAGCGGTAGCCGCCGCCCGTCAAGCCTACCGCAGTTGGCGCACAGTCCCGGCCCCAGCAAGGGCAGAATACATCTTTCGCGTTGGGGAAATATTACTCCAGCATAAAGAAGAACTTGCCCAATTAATCAGTCGGGAAATGGGTAAACCCTTGACGGAAGCCAGGGGAGATGTCCAAGAAGGTATTGACTGCGCCTTTTACAGTGCTGGCGAAGGACGGCGACTATTTGGGCAAACCACACCCTCGGAAATGTCCAATAAATTTGCCATGACTGTGCGGATGCCCATCGGAGTCTGTGCCTTAATTACTCCCTGGAATTTCCCGGTAGCAATTCCTTGCTGGAAAGCTATGCCAGCCTTGGTTTGTGGCAATACAGTTATTCTCAAACCTGCCGAAGATACCTCCGCCTGTGCAACTAAATTGATTGAAATTTTTCAACAAGCAGGTTTACCACCAGGAGTAATTAACTTAGTGCATGGTGTGGGAGAAGAGGCGGGGAAAGCTTTAGTTGAGCATCCTAATATAGATTTAGTATCGTTTACCGGTTCTTCAGAAACAGGTGCTTTTGTCGGCGCGACTTGCGGACGCACTCACAAGCGTGTCTGTTTGGAAATGGGTGGTAAAAACGCTCAAGTGGTGATGGAAGATGCCGATTTAGAACTTGCTCTCGATGGTGCAGTGTGGGGAGCATTTGGCACAACTGGGCAACGGTGTACGGCTACCAGTCGGCTGATTTTGCATCGTGATATCAAAGAAAAATTCACCGCTATGCTTTATGAGCGTACCACTAAGTTACGCTTGGGTGCTGGCACTGACCCAAATACAGATATTGGGCCGATAGTCAATGAAAAGCAACTCCAACAGGTGAGCAAGTATTTGGATATCGCTCGTGAGGAAGGAGCAAAGGTTTTAATTGGTGGAGAAATTGCTAGTGAAGGCTCACTGAAAAACGGTTACTTTTTTCAACCAACTATTTTGGATGATGTAACTCCTGATATGCGGGTTGCTCGTGAAGAGATATTTGGGCCAGTAGTAGCATTAATTGAGGTTAGCTCCTTTGAGGATGCGATCGCAATTCTCAACGATAGCAATTATGGTCTTTCTTCTTCAGTTTACACCCGCGATATCAATCGGGCTTTTACTGCCATGCGCGATATCGAAGCAGGTATCACCTATATCAACGGCCCGACTATTGGCGCAGAGGTACACTTGCCCTTTGGTGGTGTGAAACAAACCGGTAACGGACACCGTGAAGCTGGAACTACTGCTTTGGATGTTTTCACAGAATGGAAAAGCGTCTATGTTGACTTCTCTGGAAGTTTGCAACGCGCTCAGATAGATAATCGTAGTTAA
- a CDS encoding XisI protein, with the protein MDKLTQYQNTIKQILTEYQRISSQVTVVDVDEVLMFDDERSQYLWFNIGWKQGKRVKGISVYIRIKNEKIYIEEDLTEEGIATELMRLNVPASDIVLAFQPPEVRKYTEFATV; encoded by the coding sequence ATGGATAAGTTAACTCAATATCAAAATACGATCAAGCAAATATTAACAGAGTATCAAAGAATATCTTCACAAGTTACTGTTGTTGATGTAGATGAAGTGTTAATGTTTGATGATGAAAGAAGTCAATATTTGTGGTTCAATATTGGTTGGAAACAAGGGAAAAGAGTTAAAGGAATTTCTGTCTATATTCGCATTAAAAATGAAAAAATTTACATTGAAGAAGATTTGACTGAAGAAGGAATAGCAACTGAGTTAATGCGTTTAAATGTTCCTGCAAGTGATATTGTCTTGGCTTTTCAGCCTCCAGAAGTGAGGAAATATACTGAGTTTGCAACGGTTTAA
- a CDS encoding pentapeptide repeat-containing protein — MTPRVLKQTEINLLWQNLDSAKGKEYSLARIQALEKLVKAGESLASRDFRNTDLSSAKLRGADLRGADLSGAKLRNTDLRNTDLSSAKLSGADLSGADLSGADLRYAKNPTPEQVKSANSWKEAEYDEDFRTKLGLPPELAK; from the coding sequence GTGACTCCAAGAGTTCTGAAACAGACTGAGATAAATCTACTTTGGCAGAATCTAGATAGTGCTAAGGGTAAAGAGTATAGTCTGGCAAGAATTCAAGCACTTGAAAAGCTAGTAAAAGCTGGTGAAAGTCTAGCTAGTAGAGATTTCAGGAATACCGACCTCAGCAGTGCCAAACTCAGGGGTGCCGACCTCAGGGGTGCCGACCTCAGCGGTGCCAAACTCAGGAATACCGACCTCAGGAATACCGACCTCAGCAGTGCCAAACTCAGCGGTGCCGACCTCAGCGGTGCCGACCTCAGCGGTGCCGACCTCAGGTACGCCAAAAACCCTACTCCTGAGCAAGTTAAATCTGCTAATAGTTGGAAGGAGGCAGAATATGACGAGGATTTTCGTACCAAGCTCGGTTTACCACCAGAATTAGCTAAGTGA
- a CDS encoding CU044_2847 family protein, with protein MTQLTPIHLEDGTIIYIEGTDNIDAPPVITEVSPKGEEALIDKGWDANAAQKQIVQNFQAIEGTIRAYTVYSLNAFKKIPVANIDKVTLEFGIKVGGEAGIPYVTKGTAESNLKVTVECSFPDQLEKQTQQS; from the coding sequence ATGACTCAACTCACACCTATTCATTTAGAAGATGGCACTATTATTTACATTGAGGGTACAGATAATATAGATGCTCCACCAGTCATTACCGAAGTTTCTCCAAAGGGAGAAGAAGCACTAATTGATAAGGGATGGGATGCTAATGCTGCACAAAAACAAATAGTGCAAAATTTCCAAGCAATTGAAGGTACAATTCGGGCTTACACTGTTTATTCACTTAATGCTTTTAAGAAAATCCCTGTTGCCAATATTGATAAAGTCACTCTAGAATTTGGCATCAAAGTTGGCGGTGAAGCAGGTATACCTTACGTGACTAAAGGCACGGCTGAAAGTAATCTTAAGGTAACGGTAGAGTGTTCATTTCCTGACCAGCTGGAAAAACAAACTCAGCAATCATGA
- a CDS encoding TIGR04283 family arsenosugar biosynthesis glycosyltransferase, whose translation MSQNIGAGKISIIIPVINEAGNIKEAIATTQQSINIEVIVVDGSSKDDTVKIAQSLGVKVISSPPGRAVQMNAGAVAASSEILLFLHADSRLPTGFDEMIRTALQQPGIVAGAFKLRIDASLLSLRWVEWGVNVRSHFYQMPYGDQAIFLTKQVFHQIGSFPELPIMEDFELMRRLKRTGRIVIIPTPVVTSARRWLQKGVLKTTLLNQIVIIAYLLGISPERIRRWYRREKFKRV comes from the coding sequence ATGAGTCAGAATATTGGTGCTGGTAAAATTTCGATTATTATTCCAGTTATTAATGAAGCAGGAAATATTAAAGAAGCGATCGCGACTACTCAACAGAGTATAAATATAGAAGTCATAGTAGTAGATGGTAGCTCAAAAGATGACACAGTAAAAATAGCCCAGTCTTTAGGTGTAAAAGTTATTTCATCACCTCCAGGCCGTGCTGTGCAAATGAACGCGGGTGCTGTAGCGGCTAGTAGCGAGATTCTGCTGTTTCTTCATGCAGATAGCCGTTTGCCAACAGGGTTTGATGAGATGATTCGCACAGCACTACAACAGCCTGGGATTGTGGCTGGTGCTTTTAAGTTGCGGATTGATGCGTCACTTTTAAGTTTACGATGGGTGGAGTGGGGAGTAAATGTGCGATCGCATTTTTACCAAATGCCCTATGGCGACCAAGCAATTTTTTTAACAAAGCAAGTATTTCACCAAATTGGCAGTTTTCCCGAATTGCCCATCATGGAAGACTTTGAACTTATGCGTCGTTTAAAACGCACCGGACGCATTGTAATTATCCCTACACCAGTTGTTACTTCAGCCCGTAGATGGTTGCAAAAGGGAGTATTGAAAACTACGCTACTTAATCAAATAGTAATTATTGCTTATTTACTCGGTATTTCACCTGAGCGAATTCGTCGCTGGTATCGCCGAGAAAAATTTAAGAGGGTTTAA
- a CDS encoding TVP38/TMEM64 family protein, protein MNKQFIVNRFNPGDLQKFFRLIVLILLVLSFAFLLNTEFALAQESVNPNSFNPQAILRDALQWIDNLGTVGAIAFLALYIIATIAFFPGSILTLGAGVIFGVIWGSLYVFVGATLGATAAFLVGRYLARDWVAQKIADNKKFAAIDQAVGREGLKIVLLTRLSPIFPFNLLNYAFGITGVSLKDYFIGSVGMIPGTIMYVYIGSLAGNLAMIGTEAQPTNPTLQWAIRILGLFATVTVTVYVTRIARKALEEEL, encoded by the coding sequence ATGAACAAGCAATTTATCGTAAATCGATTTAATCCTGGAGACTTGCAGAAGTTTTTTAGATTGATTGTATTAATATTACTAGTACTTAGCTTTGCTTTTTTGTTAAATACAGAGTTTGCCTTGGCACAAGAATCTGTAAATCCAAATTCTTTCAATCCCCAAGCCATTTTACGGGACGCCTTGCAGTGGATTGATAATCTCGGTACTGTGGGAGCGATCGCTTTTCTTGCACTTTACATTATTGCCACCATCGCTTTCTTCCCAGGTTCCATTCTTACCTTAGGTGCTGGCGTTATCTTTGGCGTAATTTGGGGTTCTTTGTACGTGTTCGTTGGTGCAACCCTTGGCGCTACAGCTGCTTTCCTCGTCGGACGTTATTTAGCAAGGGACTGGGTTGCTCAAAAAATTGCAGATAATAAAAAATTTGCCGCCATTGACCAAGCCGTTGGCAGAGAAGGATTAAAAATCGTCCTGCTAACGCGACTGTCGCCGATATTTCCTTTCAATTTATTAAACTATGCTTTCGGCATCACCGGAGTTTCGCTCAAAGATTACTTTATCGGTTCCGTGGGCATGATTCCCGGAACCATCATGTACGTTTATATTGGTTCCCTTGCAGGTAATCTGGCCATGATTGGCACTGAGGCTCAACCTACCAACCCGACTTTACAATGGGCAATTCGTATCTTGGGTTTGTTTGCGACAGTAACTGTGACAGTTTATGTAACCCGGATTGCACGCAAAGCTTTAGAAGAGGAATTGTAA
- a CDS encoding mercuric reductase, producing MNNSDLEIVTVRPMDEYNQKLVSHVHPPNWVNPQPPDVYDLVVIGAGTAGLVVAAGAAGLDLGLKVALIEKHLMGGDCLNVGCVPSKTIIRSARVVGEIWDAKDLGVNIPQHNNIDVDFSKVMARIRRIRADISHNDSAERFQNLGVDVFLGSGRFASKNTVEVGDKTLKFKKAVIATGARAAQLSIPGIEKAGYLTNETVFSLIQRPEHLAVIGGGPVGCELAQVFRRLGSEVVVFHSGSHLLNKEDAEAAEILQKVLINEGIRVVLNSKLEEVVTVTQGKRLYFSSNGHRDSITVDEILVGAGRSPNVEGLNLESVGVEYDKRQGVKVNDYLQTTNPKIYAAGDICMNWKFTHAADAAARIVIKNTLFSPFGLGRSKLSSLVMPWVTYTDPEIAHVGLSEHEAQKLGIEVTTIEIPFSSVDRAIADGEELGFLKIRHKKGSDEIIGATIVASHAGEMISEVTTAMVNKIGLSKLSSVIHPYPTQAEAIKKAADAYRRTLLTSNTKKLLRFLTKFS from the coding sequence ATGAACAATTCAGATTTAGAGATAGTCACAGTTCGCCCAATGGATGAGTATAACCAAAAGTTGGTGTCTCACGTCCATCCACCAAATTGGGTTAATCCTCAACCTCCCGATGTTTACGATTTGGTAGTAATTGGTGCTGGTACGGCGGGATTAGTTGTGGCGGCGGGTGCTGCGGGACTAGATTTGGGTTTAAAGGTGGCGTTGATTGAAAAGCATCTCATGGGTGGAGATTGCTTAAATGTTGGTTGCGTACCATCTAAAACTATTATTCGGTCTGCCCGCGTCGTTGGCGAAATCTGGGATGCTAAAGATTTGGGAGTTAATATTCCCCAACATAATAATATTGATGTTGATTTTTCCAAAGTTATGGCCAGGATACGGCGAATCAGGGCTGATATCAGCCATAATGACTCGGCGGAACGGTTTCAAAACTTGGGTGTCGATGTCTTTTTGGGTAGCGGTCGATTTGCGAGTAAAAATACCGTGGAAGTTGGCGACAAAACCCTCAAATTTAAAAAAGCTGTAATTGCTACTGGCGCAAGAGCTGCCCAACTGTCGATTCCGGGAATTGAAAAGGCGGGTTATCTAACTAATGAGACGGTTTTTTCCCTGATTCAACGACCGGAACATTTGGCGGTGATTGGTGGCGGCCCCGTTGGTTGCGAATTAGCGCAAGTTTTCCGGCGCTTGGGTTCTGAGGTGGTAGTTTTCCATAGCGGTTCTCATCTTCTGAATAAAGAAGATGCTGAGGCTGCTGAAATTCTCCAAAAGGTTTTGATTAATGAAGGAATTCGCGTAGTACTCAATTCCAAGTTGGAAGAAGTGGTAACTGTCACCCAGGGGAAACGGCTTTACTTTTCCTCTAATGGTCATCGAGATTCAATAACAGTGGATGAAATTTTAGTCGGTGCGGGGCGATCGCCAAATGTAGAAGGTTTAAATTTAGAATCAGTGGGGGTGGAATACGACAAGCGCCAAGGTGTAAAGGTAAATGATTACCTCCAGACGACCAATCCCAAAATTTATGCAGCTGGCGATATCTGCATGAACTGGAAGTTTACCCATGCAGCTGATGCCGCAGCGCGGATTGTAATTAAGAATACGCTATTTTCTCCCTTTGGCTTGGGACGCTCGAAACTCAGTAGTTTGGTGATGCCTTGGGTAACTTATACTGACCCAGAAATTGCTCACGTAGGGTTATCCGAACACGAGGCGCAGAAATTGGGTATTGAGGTGACAACAATTGAGATCCCTTTTAGTAGTGTAGACCGAGCGATCGCAGATGGTGAAGAATTAGGATTTCTCAAAATCCGCCATAAAAAGGGGTCTGATGAAATTATCGGTGCAACTATTGTCGCCAGTCATGCGGGTGAGATGATTTCAGAAGTGACTACGGCAATGGTGAATAAGATTGGTTTGAGCAAGTTAAGCAGTGTAATTCATCCTTATCCCACTCAAGCCGAAGCGATTAAAAAAGCAGCTGATGCTTATCGTCGAACACTCCTAACATCCAATACCAAAAAATTGTTGAGATTTCTGACAAAGTTCTCTTAA